The following proteins are encoded in a genomic region of Paenibacillus sp. FSL R7-0273:
- a CDS encoding ABC transporter ATP-binding protein codes for MMHCILEIESLGKTYKDVPALQDIQLSIAAGDIAAVIGKNGAGKTTLFKCVTGQVFPTSGTITLYGKKDPAGVRQQRRRIGAMIEEPAFFPDFTARQNLEYFRQQRGIAGKEAIVQALRDVNLLDTGKKKFKAFSLGMKQRLGLALALMSHPNLLILDEPTNGLDPEGKAEIRELLRTLNEEKKVTILISSHVLSELQSVATRYIFMDRGRIVEQLTAEELLHKTQRAVELVVDNSGKAATVLEQHFPDIPYRILPDNRIRLSGGTDKTEQLNRALYSHGVGVRSIAATGEDLEAYYLGLLGGEKHA; via the coding sequence ATGATGCATTGTATACTGGAGATAGAGTCACTCGGCAAAACGTATAAGGATGTACCCGCGCTTCAGGATATTCAATTAAGTATTGCGGCAGGCGATATTGCTGCAGTCATCGGCAAGAACGGCGCAGGTAAAACCACCCTGTTCAAATGTGTAACCGGGCAGGTGTTTCCGACCTCAGGCACAATTACCCTTTATGGAAAAAAGGATCCCGCCGGAGTAAGGCAGCAGCGCCGTAGAATCGGGGCGATGATTGAAGAACCGGCTTTTTTTCCGGATTTTACAGCCAGGCAGAACCTGGAGTATTTCCGCCAGCAGCGGGGTATTGCAGGTAAAGAAGCTATCGTGCAGGCCCTTAGGGACGTAAACCTGCTGGATACGGGTAAGAAGAAATTCAAAGCGTTCTCTCTCGGGATGAAGCAGCGTCTGGGATTGGCGCTGGCCCTGATGTCGCATCCGAACCTGCTGATTCTGGATGAGCCGACCAACGGGCTTGACCCTGAGGGGAAGGCTGAAATCAGGGAGCTGCTGCGGACTTTAAATGAAGAGAAGAAGGTAACGATCCTGATCTCAAGTCATGTGCTGTCTGAGCTGCAAAGCGTGGCTACACGTTATATTTTTATGGACCGGGGGCGGATCGTGGAGCAGCTGACGGCTGAGGAGCTCTTGCACAAGACACAGAGAGCTGTCGAGCTGGTTGTAGATAACAGCGGCAAAGCAGCTACAGTACTTGAGCAGCATTTTCCGGACATCCCGTACCGGATTCTGCCTGACAACCGGATCCGGCTGTCCGGCGGTACAGACAAGACAGAACAGTTGAACCGGGCGCTGTATAGCCACGGGGTCGGCGTGCGTTCGATTGCTGCCACAGGAGAAGATCTGGAAGCCTATTATCTGGGTCTGCTGGGAGGCGAGAAGCATGCTTAA
- a CDS encoding response regulator transcription factor, with the protein MNPSNIKVLVVEDDADINRLLCHILAAEGLTAIPAFSGSEAELRLSLEAYQLVLMDLMLPGMAGEALIGRIRGQSTVPIIVISAKSTLEDKVSLLRHGADDYITKPFDQEEVMARVHAQLRRLQYAPVQERGGETAQLRGLFMDKGRHEVVLNNEPLALTKYEFEILALLLSRPDHIFSKSELYRNIWQGTYLGDDNTINVHISNLRAKFAAVTEEEYIRTVWGIGFKLV; encoded by the coding sequence ATGAACCCTAGTAATATAAAAGTGCTTGTCGTAGAAGACGATGCCGATATTAACCGGCTGCTGTGTCATATCCTTGCTGCTGAAGGATTAACCGCAATTCCGGCATTTTCGGGCAGTGAGGCGGAGCTCAGGCTGTCACTTGAAGCCTATCAGCTGGTGCTGATGGATCTGATGCTGCCCGGTATGGCAGGAGAGGCGCTGATTGGACGTATCCGCGGGCAGTCCACTGTTCCAATCATCGTCATTTCTGCAAAAAGCACGCTTGAGGATAAAGTAAGCCTGCTGCGCCATGGGGCAGATGACTATATTACCAAACCTTTTGACCAGGAAGAGGTCATGGCCAGAGTGCACGCACAGCTCCGCCGTCTGCAATATGCACCCGTACAGGAGCGGGGCGGGGAGACAGCACAGCTGCGCGGTCTGTTTATGGACAAGGGCCGGCATGAGGTTGTGCTGAACAATGAGCCGCTTGCTTTGACAAAATATGAATTTGAGATTCTGGCGCTGCTCCTGTCAAGGCCTGACCATATCTTTTCCAAAAGCGAGCTGTACCGGAATATCTGGCAAGGCACCTATCTCGGAGATGACAACACGATTAACGTACATATCAGCAATCTGCGGGCCAAATTCGCCGCGGTAACGGAAGAGGAGTATATCCGCACCGTCTGGGGAATCGGGTTCAAGCTTGTGTAG
- a CDS encoding ABC transporter permease subunit produces MLNLMKSEQYRFVRTWNYYYTGLLYILLMAAAAITLYGFQQFDPGFQYGNERFFYRNIQAMMPLIFLLLFTFPLILMGEHKQVLKNTAAYGYSRHQIYAAKLMVTMAGFLLFALALTGVSVLFGAALLNRSHEHALAEYSKSLLSVLPVMIAGITTYYCLAAVMKKNTQIMIAYLLIYFLPHYILGALKGKFAWAAWLYSHNPVYYLFNLYKEMTYPAWEPWVSGAAYTLIFCALGLYLFNKEEF; encoded by the coding sequence ATGCTTAATTTGATGAAAAGCGAGCAGTACCGCTTTGTACGGACATGGAATTATTATTACACAGGCTTGCTCTATATTCTGCTGATGGCTGCAGCAGCAATAACCCTGTATGGCTTCCAGCAGTTCGATCCCGGATTTCAATACGGTAATGAGCGTTTCTTCTACCGTAATATTCAAGCTATGATGCCGCTAATATTTCTGCTGCTCTTTACCTTCCCGCTGATTCTGATGGGCGAACATAAGCAGGTGCTTAAGAATACAGCAGCGTACGGCTACAGCAGACATCAGATTTATGCCGCTAAGCTCATGGTTACAATGGCCGGATTTCTGTTGTTCGCACTTGCCCTGACGGGGGTGTCGGTTTTGTTTGGAGCGGCTCTGCTGAACCGCAGCCATGAGCATGCACTGGCGGAGTACAGCAAAAGCCTGCTCAGCGTGCTGCCCGTAATGATCGCCGGTATCACTACCTACTATTGTCTGGCAGCGGTGATGAAGAAGAATACGCAGATTATGATCGCTTATTTGCTGATCTATTTCCTGCCCCATTATATTCTGGGTGCCCTTAAAGGCAAATTTGCCTGGGCAGCATGGCTTTACAGCCATAACCCTGTCTACTATTTATTCAACCTTTATAAAGAAATGACTTATCCCGCCTGGGAGCCCTGGGTGTCAGGAGCAGCTTATACACTGATTTTTTGCGCGCTGGGCCTGTATCTATTTAATAAAGAAGAATTCTGA